Proteins encoded in a region of the Candidatus Moanabacter tarae genome:
- the dnaE gene encoding DNA polymerase III subunit alpha has product MAAADQFVHLHVHSDHSLLDGCCRIESLIKRTLALGMPAIALTDHGNLFGSIEFYQKAKDAGVKPLLGCEVYIVYDHAMSDRPRRERRQPNAREEFDQVQRRDPSDFPKYKIHHKGVIARNLKGYRNLSKLVSLAHTEGMYYRPRVDLDKLAAHSEGLIGFSGCLNGVVPQFLLYNDYAKAREAVGKFVDIFGQENYFIELQDHGIPIQKNLFPELLRLAKEFNLKVVCTNDVHYVRREDWNAHDSLLCIQTGKRLSDEERLRYPCPEFYLKSVEEMGEIFSEFPEAITNTRAVADMCELEIPFGENHNPIFKKPEEIKFKPDQDNLERILDIYVAEKAKLNVQKESSDQAIKPEVHRNDLRENGLFLFDLCKRGLLDRYGVKYENAPRRSDGHQKKKSEFSQMVSRKLDYELAIIIGTGFLDYFLIVWDFIYWARQKKIPVGPGRGSGVGCIVSYLLKITDIDPLRFGLLFERMLHLERVSPPDFDLDFCMRRRDEVVDFVREKYGEDHVAHIITFGTFGAKMSIRDLARVNDVPFADADRLAKMIPDELNVSIDDSINRSRELQNEISGNTVTKSIVEQGQVIEGMVRNTGKHACGMIIGDQPITNLVPVTLQEGDLTTQYSKGPIEDLGLLKMDFLGLKTLTVIADTEEHIRRIRENPEFDIESISLDDPKTFALLNSGQTTGVFQLESRGMQTLCCQIGMSRFEEIIALIALYRPGPMQDIPKYIKGKKDPSTIQSLHPLLQEVVNETHGILVYQEQVMEAARIIAGYTLGEADILRLAMGKKIQSVMDSQRENFVRGAKNHNDIDSGEALRIFETLEKFATYGFTKSHSAAYAMLSYRTAFLKANYPVEFMAALLSSELGNSDKVSRFVDESASQNVPVLSPDINESRESFTPILNGDPSANGSQTGSIRFGLAAIKGVGDSASQKIIEERERAGDFGSFKDFTLRVDSRSVNRRVMEHLIRSGAFDSLGDHRGHLLEELDTILGEAAAIQRDLARGQGNFFDLMGNAENEISKEIEGKKGPSPSRKNGSEKPMDEILKDEKELLGFYVSGHPLDIFCGLDEPINTFQNSNLRGTNDRTPFRLCGVVSTLTKKLTRKDNRPWAILELATRKATFSINIFAEAYEKFDPSILPGNIVLVTGVLLNRADDYRLSADSVSILNRFPSRLIKQIDWILEPNEKANDFLSNLTTSIMEEPGPTRLRIGFLAEDHHAVFSDIAQSLTWNVTPRGFNELRNHPAVVGAFVNVKTP; this is encoded by the coding sequence TGGCTCTTGGGATGCCAGCTATAGCCTTAACTGATCACGGAAACCTTTTTGGTTCCATTGAATTCTATCAGAAGGCTAAGGATGCCGGAGTCAAACCCCTCCTTGGATGTGAGGTATACATAGTCTATGATCATGCGATGAGTGATCGCCCCAGAAGAGAGAGAAGGCAGCCTAACGCAAGGGAGGAATTCGATCAGGTGCAGAGGCGAGACCCCAGCGATTTTCCAAAATATAAGATTCATCACAAAGGGGTAATCGCTCGAAACCTAAAGGGCTACCGAAACCTTTCGAAGCTTGTATCTCTGGCTCATACTGAGGGGATGTACTACCGCCCGAGGGTCGACCTAGATAAACTCGCAGCCCACTCTGAGGGATTGATTGGATTCAGTGGCTGTCTAAATGGAGTCGTCCCACAATTCCTTCTCTACAACGACTACGCTAAGGCACGAGAAGCGGTCGGCAAGTTTGTCGATATTTTCGGACAAGAGAACTACTTCATTGAATTGCAAGATCACGGCATTCCAATTCAAAAAAATCTCTTCCCTGAACTCCTTCGCCTGGCTAAGGAGTTTAATCTAAAAGTTGTCTGTACTAACGACGTCCATTACGTTAGACGTGAGGACTGGAACGCCCATGACTCATTGCTCTGCATCCAGACCGGTAAAAGACTAAGTGACGAAGAACGCCTTCGATATCCATGTCCTGAATTCTATCTCAAGAGCGTGGAAGAAATGGGCGAAATCTTTAGCGAATTTCCTGAGGCTATCACGAATACTCGAGCAGTCGCTGACATGTGCGAATTGGAGATCCCGTTCGGAGAGAATCACAATCCTATTTTTAAGAAGCCAGAAGAGATCAAATTCAAGCCAGACCAGGACAACCTCGAACGAATCCTAGATATCTATGTCGCTGAAAAAGCTAAACTTAATGTTCAAAAGGAGAGCTCAGATCAAGCCATAAAACCAGAGGTACACCGGAACGATTTACGCGAGAATGGATTATTCCTTTTCGACCTCTGTAAAAGAGGACTACTGGACCGTTACGGAGTAAAATATGAAAACGCCCCTCGCCGATCCGATGGTCATCAAAAAAAGAAATCTGAATTTTCCCAAATGGTTAGTCGTAAACTCGACTATGAACTCGCAATCATAATCGGAACCGGTTTTCTCGACTATTTCCTCATAGTTTGGGACTTTATCTACTGGGCTAGACAAAAGAAAATTCCCGTTGGGCCCGGTCGCGGATCTGGAGTCGGATGTATCGTCTCCTATCTACTAAAAATTACTGACATTGATCCGTTGCGGTTTGGCCTTTTATTCGAACGTATGCTCCATCTAGAACGCGTTTCGCCTCCGGATTTCGACTTAGATTTTTGCATGAGGCGGCGGGACGAAGTGGTTGACTTCGTAAGGGAAAAATATGGCGAAGATCATGTTGCTCACATAATAACGTTCGGAACATTCGGGGCCAAAATGTCGATTCGAGATTTGGCCCGTGTTAATGACGTACCTTTTGCTGATGCCGATCGGTTGGCAAAAATGATCCCTGACGAGCTCAATGTCTCGATTGATGATTCAATCAATCGTTCTCGTGAGCTCCAGAACGAAATCTCCGGAAATACCGTGACGAAAAGTATCGTGGAGCAGGGTCAAGTAATCGAAGGAATGGTGCGCAATACCGGGAAGCACGCCTGTGGTATGATTATTGGCGATCAACCGATCACTAACCTAGTTCCTGTAACCCTTCAGGAGGGGGATCTTACAACGCAGTATTCCAAGGGTCCCATTGAAGATCTTGGACTGCTCAAGATGGACTTTCTTGGATTAAAAACATTAACCGTAATCGCCGATACCGAAGAGCATATTCGTCGCATTCGAGAAAACCCAGAATTCGATATCGAATCGATTTCTTTAGACGACCCAAAAACCTTTGCATTACTGAATAGCGGCCAAACAACAGGAGTTTTCCAACTCGAATCTCGAGGCATGCAAACACTTTGCTGTCAAATAGGTATGAGTCGATTCGAGGAGATCATAGCGCTTATTGCCCTCTATCGGCCTGGGCCTATGCAAGATATCCCGAAATATATCAAGGGGAAGAAGGATCCCTCTACCATTCAAAGCCTTCATCCACTACTCCAAGAAGTGGTAAATGAAACCCATGGGATATTAGTTTATCAAGAACAGGTAATGGAAGCAGCGCGAATCATAGCTGGCTACACATTGGGTGAAGCCGATATACTCCGTCTGGCAATGGGCAAGAAAATCCAGTCAGTGATGGATTCGCAAAGAGAGAACTTTGTAAGAGGAGCTAAAAATCACAATGACATAGACAGCGGAGAGGCACTTCGAATATTTGAGACCTTGGAAAAATTTGCCACCTACGGCTTTACTAAGTCCCATTCTGCCGCCTACGCCATGCTAAGCTATCGCACCGCCTTTCTGAAGGCAAATTATCCGGTTGAGTTCATGGCTGCTCTCCTCTCTTCCGAATTAGGCAACAGTGATAAAGTCTCACGATTCGTCGATGAATCAGCATCCCAGAACGTACCGGTTTTGAGTCCTGATATCAATGAGTCGAGAGAGAGTTTCACTCCTATACTCAACGGTGATCCTTCCGCCAATGGAAGTCAGACCGGATCTATACGTTTTGGTCTAGCAGCTATCAAAGGGGTTGGAGACAGCGCTTCCCAAAAGATTATCGAAGAACGGGAAAGAGCAGGAGATTTCGGGAGTTTTAAGGACTTTACCCTTCGGGTTGACAGTCGTTCCGTCAACCGACGGGTTATGGAACATCTTATTCGATCCGGTGCCTTTGACTCCCTAGGCGACCATCGCGGTCATTTACTGGAAGAACTAGACACAATTCTGGGTGAAGCCGCCGCCATTCAACGTGATCTCGCGAGAGGACAAGGCAATTTCTTTGATCTGATGGGTAATGCAGAAAACGAGATCAGCAAGGAAATAGAAGGTAAAAAAGGTCCTTCCCCTTCTAGAAAGAATGGTTCAGAAAAACCTATGGACGAGATACTTAAGGATGAAAAGGAGTTACTCGGATTTTACGTATCCGGTCATCCCTTAGATATCTTCTGTGGACTAGATGAACCTATAAATACCTTTCAAAACTCCAATCTTAGAGGAACCAATGATCGAACTCCCTTTCGACTTTGTGGTGTAGTTTCAACTCTAACAAAGAAACTCACACGTAAGGACAACCGTCCATGGGCGATTCTCGAACTCGCAACAAGGAAAGCAACCTTCAGCATAAATATATTTGCCGAAGCTTATGAAAAATTTGATCCCTCGATCCTTCCAGGTAACATTGTATTAGTCACTGGTGTTCTTCTGAATCGCGCTGACGACTATCGCCTCAGCGCGGATTCAGTATCCATCTTAAACCGATTTCCTTCACGACTTATAAAGCAGATCGATTGGATCCTGGAACCAAATGAGAAGGCAAATGACTTCCTTTCAAACCTCACCACTTCAATTATGGAGGAACCTGGCCCGACTCGCTTGAGAATTGGTTTTCTAGCTGAAGATCACCATGCGGTTTTCAGCGATATCGCTCAATCTCTAACCTGGAATGTGACTCCTAGGGGTTTCAACGAACTCCGGAATCATCCCGCTGTTGTGGGCGCATTCGTAAACGTGAAAACCCCATGA